A stretch of the Staphylococcus sp. NRL 16/872 genome encodes the following:
- a CDS encoding DUF6007 family protein — protein MNNLKTALNFLAWWDIIFVVPMFLLFSYLPTYNIFSIVLNVLIILFTSIGLILTVHSIIAIFKRGRDKNV, from the coding sequence ATGAATAATCTAAAAACAGCTTTAAACTTTTTAGCTTGGTGGGACATCATTTTTGTTGTGCCTATGTTTCTTTTATTTTCTTACTTACCAACCTATAATATTTTCAGTATTGTTTTAAACGTATTAATAATTTTATTTACTTCTATCGGCTTAATTCTAACTGTTCATAGTATTATTGCAATTTTCAAAAGAGGTCGCGACAAAAACGTTTAG
- a CDS encoding FMN-binding negative transcriptional regulator: MYIPKYYQMKDYEKIKRFMIEHNFITIITIDNSVPIATHLPVIVEEYDNQLYVSGHFSKENPQWKTIKNNSNILMIFHGPHSYISSTWYETEDVPTWDYQSIHAYGCGMLLDEDELITDLSKLLHKYEYHRQNGATWNNMSDHTKQQIHGITGFKVKVNKIEASYKLSQNRSKKDKENIIKQLSQSNNTVDKRLAREIDKF; encoded by the coding sequence ATGTATATTCCTAAATATTATCAAATGAAAGATTATGAAAAGATTAAGCGCTTTATGATAGAACATAATTTCATTACTATTATTACTATTGACAATTCTGTACCAATTGCCACACATTTGCCTGTTATTGTTGAAGAATATGATAATCAATTATATGTATCTGGACATTTTTCTAAAGAAAATCCTCAATGGAAAACAATAAAAAATAATAGCAATATCCTTATGATATTCCACGGTCCGCATAGCTATATATCATCTACTTGGTACGAAACAGAGGATGTGCCAACATGGGATTATCAAAGTATACACGCATACGGTTGCGGCATGTTATTAGATGAAGACGAACTTATAACTGATTTATCCAAATTACTTCATAAATATGAGTATCACCGTCAAAATGGAGCAACTTGGAATAATATGTCTGATCACACGAAGCAACAAATTCATGGTATTACTGGTTTTAAAGTTAAAGTTAATAAAATAGAAGCCTCCTATAAATTGAGCCAAAATCGTAGTAAAAAGGACAAAGAAAATATTATCAAGCAACTTTCTCAGAGTAATAACACTGTGGACAAACGCTTAGCTAGAGAGATAGATAAGTTCTGA
- a CDS encoding Na+/H+ antiporter subunit G produces the protein MEQINEIVELIAAILIFLGSIIAVISAIGIVKFQDVFLRSHASTKSSTLSVLLTLIGVLIYFIHAQSFFSVRLLLSIVFINLTSPVGMHLVARAAYRTGAYMYRKDDVPRESTILLSSKEFNTKEELESRAKRREEKREQVYYDMKKQREIEAEEARKEQIKENEKFIEKAEKDLED, from the coding sequence ATGGAACAAATAAACGAAATCGTTGAATTAATTGCGGCTATTCTGATATTTCTAGGAAGCATCATTGCAGTTATCAGTGCTATTGGTATTGTGAAGTTTCAAGATGTCTTTTTACGAAGCCATGCGTCTACTAAAAGTTCGACTTTATCTGTACTATTAACACTTATAGGTGTATTAATCTATTTCATACATGCACAAAGTTTCTTTAGTGTACGTTTATTACTATCTATTGTCTTTATTAATTTAACTTCTCCCGTAGGCATGCATCTCGTGGCTAGAGCGGCTTATCGTACAGGTGCTTATATGTATCGCAAAGATGATGTACCTAGAGAATCAACTATTCTATTAAGTTCAAAAGAGTTTAATACTAAAGAAGAATTAGAAAGTAGAGCGAAACGACGCGAAGAAAAACGTGAACAAGTTTATTATGATATGAAAAAACAAAGAGAAATAGAGGCTGAAGAGGCACGAAAAGAACAAATAAAAGAAAATGAAAAATTTATAGAAAAGGCAGAAAAAGACTTAGAAGATTGA
- the mnhF2 gene encoding Na+/H+ antiporter Mnh2 subunit F: protein MIESLINFFTTTALVLFGIAFLIGLFRLIKGPTTADRVVAFDASSAVIMCIVGIISVIYNTVSYLDSIMLIAIISFVSSVSISRFIGGGRVFNGTNKRNR, encoded by the coding sequence ATGATTGAGTCACTCATCAATTTCTTTACAACAACTGCGCTTGTATTATTTGGTATCGCATTTTTAATTGGGCTCTTCCGTTTAATTAAAGGACCTACAACGGCAGATAGGGTTGTAGCCTTCGATGCTTCGAGTGCTGTCATTATGTGTATAGTCGGTATCATAAGTGTGATATATAATACGGTCTCTTACCTAGATTCAATTATGTTGATTGCGATAATATCTTTTGTAAGTTCCGTCTCAATTTCTAGATTTATAGGAGGAGGTCGAGTATTCAATGGAACAAATAAACGAAATCGTTGA
- the mnhE2 gene encoding Na+/H+ antiporter Mnh2 subunit E yields MRQIVLNILIAFLWVLFQDEDSFLFSTFISGYVIGLVIIYILHRFFNQEFYPKKVWIVIKFIAVYLYQLITSSISIINYILFKTKDMNPGLLTYETSLKNDWSITFLTILIIITPGSTVIRISKATNKFFIHSIDVSEKEKESLLKNIKQYENLILEVTQ; encoded by the coding sequence ATGAGACAAATAGTATTAAATATCTTGATTGCGTTTCTATGGGTGCTCTTTCAAGATGAAGATTCCTTTCTATTCTCTACCTTTATTTCAGGATATGTGATTGGCTTAGTTATTATCTACATTCTTCATCGCTTTTTTAATCAGGAATTTTATCCTAAAAAGGTATGGATCGTTATAAAGTTTATAGCAGTTTATTTATATCAATTAATAACATCTAGTATTAGTATTATTAATTACATTCTTTTTAAAACAAAAGACATGAATCCTGGTCTTTTAACATATGAAACGAGTCTTAAAAATGATTGGTCGATTACATTTTTAACTATCTTAATTATTATTACACCAGGATCAACAGTGATTAGAATTTCAAAAGCAACAAATAAATTTTTTATTCATAGTATCGATGTTTCTGAAAAGGAAAAAGAAAGTTTATTGAAAAACATCAAGCAATATGAAAACTTGATTTTGGAGGTGACACAATGA